The Enterobacter kobei genome has a segment encoding these proteins:
- a CDS encoding type II toxin-antitoxin system RatA family toxin, producing the protein MPQISRTALVPYSAEQMYQLVNDVQSYPEFIPGCTGSRVLESGPTQMTAAVDVSKAGISKTFTTRNTLTSNQSILMHLVDGPFKTLMGGWKFTPLSADACRIEFHLDFEFTNKLIELAFGRIFKELASNMVQAFTTRAKEVYSVA; encoded by the coding sequence ATGCCTCAGATTAGCCGTACTGCGCTTGTGCCTTACAGCGCGGAACAGATGTATCAGTTAGTGAACGATGTTCAGTCTTATCCAGAATTTATTCCGGGGTGTACCGGAAGCCGCGTTCTGGAGTCTGGCCCGACGCAGATGACCGCGGCGGTGGATGTCTCCAAAGCGGGGATCAGCAAGACGTTCACCACCCGCAATACGCTGACCAGCAATCAGAGTATTTTGATGCATCTGGTCGATGGTCCGTTTAAAACGCTGATGGGGGGCTGGAAGTTTACCCCACTGAGCGCGGACGCCTGCCGTATTGAGTTCCATCTGGACTTTGAGTTTACCAATAAGCTGATTGAGCTGGCGTTTGGCCGCATCTTTAAAGAGCTGGCCTCGAATATGGTTCAGGCGTTCACGACCCGCGCCAAAGAGGTTTACAGTGTCGCATAA
- the nadK gene encoding NAD(+) kinase, whose product MNNHFRCIGIVGHPRHPTALTTHEMLYRWLCSKGYEVMVEQQIAQELQLKSVKTGTLAEIGQQADLAVVVGGDGNMLGAARTLARYDIKVIGINRGNLGFLTDLDPDNAQQQLADVLEGHYISEKRFLLEAQVCQQDCQKRISTAINEVVLHPGKVAHMIEFEVYIDEIFAFSQRSDGLIISTPTGSTAYSLSAGGPILTPSLDAITLVPMFPHTLSARPLVINGDSTIRLRFSHRRNDLEISCDSQIALPIQEGEDVLIRRCDYHLNLIHPKDYSYFNTLSSKLGWSKKLF is encoded by the coding sequence ATGAATAATCATTTCAGGTGTATTGGGATCGTCGGGCATCCGCGTCACCCTACCGCATTGACGACACATGAAATGTTGTATCGCTGGTTGTGTAGCAAAGGCTATGAAGTGATGGTCGAGCAGCAGATTGCGCAGGAGCTGCAGCTCAAGAGCGTCAAAACCGGCACGCTGGCTGAGATTGGTCAACAGGCCGATCTCGCCGTGGTGGTGGGCGGTGACGGAAACATGCTCGGTGCCGCACGCACGCTGGCGCGCTATGATATCAAGGTTATCGGCATCAACCGAGGCAATCTCGGCTTTTTAACCGATCTCGATCCGGACAACGCGCAACAGCAACTGGCTGACGTGCTGGAAGGTCACTATATCAGCGAAAAGCGCTTCTTACTGGAAGCGCAGGTGTGCCAGCAGGACTGCCAGAAGCGCATCAGCACCGCGATTAACGAGGTCGTACTTCACCCCGGTAAAGTGGCGCATATGATTGAGTTCGAAGTCTATATCGACGAAATCTTTGCCTTCTCGCAGCGCTCTGACGGGCTGATTATCTCCACTCCAACCGGCTCAACCGCCTACTCACTTTCTGCGGGTGGCCCCATTCTGACGCCCTCGCTGGATGCCATTACCCTGGTGCCGATGTTCCCGCACACGCTCTCCGCCCGCCCGTTGGTCATCAACGGTGACAGCACGATACGTCTGCGCTTCTCGCACCGCCGTAACGACCTGGAGATCAGTTGCGACAGCCAGATTGCGCTGCCGATCCAGGAAGGTGAAGATGTCCTCATTCGCCGATGCGATTACCACCTGAACCTGATTCACCCGAAAGATTACAGCTATTTCAACACATTAAGCTCGAAGCTCGGCTGGTCAAAAAAATTGTTCTGA
- the smpB gene encoding SsrA-binding protein SmpB, whose amino-acid sequence MTKKKAHKPGSATIALNKRARHEYFIEEEFEAGLALQGWEVKSLRAGKANIGDSYVILKDGEAFLFGANFTPLTVASSHYVCDPTRTRKLLLNKRELESLYGRINREGFTVVALSLYWKNAWCKVKVGVAKGKKQHDKRTDLKEREWQLDKARIMKNAGR is encoded by the coding sequence ATGACGAAGAAAAAAGCACATAAACCAGGCTCGGCGACCATTGCGCTCAACAAGCGTGCGCGCCACGAGTATTTCATTGAAGAAGAATTCGAAGCTGGCCTTGCGTTGCAGGGCTGGGAAGTAAAATCGCTGCGCGCCGGGAAAGCTAATATCGGCGACAGCTACGTGATCCTGAAAGATGGCGAAGCTTTCCTGTTCGGTGCGAACTTTACGCCGCTGACCGTCGCCTCGTCACATTACGTGTGTGACCCAACGCGCACCCGTAAGCTGCTGCTAAACAAGCGTGAGCTGGAATCTCTCTACGGACGTATCAACCGCGAAGGTTTCACCGTGGTCGCCCTGTCACTGTACTGGAAAAACGCCTGGTGCAAGGTGAAGGTTGGCGTCGCGAAGGGTAAAAAGCAGCACGACAAACGTACTGACCTAAAAGAGCGCGAGTGGCAGCTTGATAAAGCGCGCATCATGAAAAACGCAGGACGTTGA
- a CDS encoding ogr/Delta-like zinc finger family protein, whose amino-acid sequence MMNCPECGQAAHTRSSFQVSATTKERYNQCQNINCGCTFVTHETFVRHIIKPNVISSAPPHPGKDGQGHMNF is encoded by the coding sequence ATGATGAATTGTCCAGAGTGCGGCCAGGCAGCCCATACAAGAAGCAGTTTTCAGGTATCAGCAACAACCAAAGAACGTTACAACCAGTGCCAAAATATCAACTGCGGTTGTACTTTTGTCACGCACGAAACATTTGTTAGGCATATCATAAAGCCTAATGTGATTTCTTCTGCGCCCCCACATCCGGGAAAAGATGGGCAAGGGCACATGAATTTTTAA
- a CDS encoding cytochrome C assembly family protein has product MPVFALIALVAYSVSLALIVPGLLQKNSGWRRMAILSAVIALISHAFALESRIIPGDGSVQNLSVLNVGSLVSLMICTVMTIVASKNRGWLLLPIVYTFALINLALATFMPNEFITHLEATPGMLVHIGLSLFAYATLIIAALYAMQLAWIDYQLKNKKLAFNHEMPPLMVIERKMFHITQVGVVLLTLTLCTGLFYMKNLFSVENIDKAVLSIIAWFVYIVLLWGHYHEGWRGRRVVWFNVAGAGILTLAYFGSRFIQQFAG; this is encoded by the coding sequence ATGCCTGTTTTCGCACTGATCGCCCTTGTTGCCTACTCTGTCAGCCTCGCGCTGATCGTTCCCGGACTGCTGCAAAAAAACAGCGGCTGGCGGCGCATGGCTATTCTTTCCGCGGTGATCGCACTGATAAGCCACGCGTTTGCGCTGGAATCACGTATCATCCCCGGCGACGGCAGCGTGCAAAACCTGAGCGTCCTCAACGTCGGCTCGCTGGTCAGTTTGATGATCTGTACGGTAATGACCATCGTGGCGTCTAAAAATCGCGGCTGGCTGCTGCTACCGATTGTCTATACCTTCGCGCTGATCAATCTGGCCTTAGCCACCTTTATGCCCAATGAATTCATTACGCATCTGGAAGCGACCCCGGGGATGCTGGTGCATATCGGCCTGTCGCTGTTTGCCTACGCGACGTTGATCATCGCGGCGCTTTACGCCATGCAGCTCGCCTGGATTGACTACCAGTTGAAAAACAAAAAGCTGGCGTTTAACCATGAAATGCCGCCGCTGATGGTCATTGAGCGTAAAATGTTCCACATCACCCAGGTCGGGGTGGTGCTGCTGACGCTCACGCTCTGCACAGGCCTGTTCTACATGAAGAACCTGTTCAGCGTGGAGAATATCGATAAAGCGGTGCTCTCCATCATCGCGTGGTTTGTCTATATTGTCCTGTTATGGGGCCATTATCATGAAGGCTGGCGCGGTCGCCGCGTGGTCTGGTTCAACGTCGCGGGGGCGGGCATTCTCACCCTTGCCTATTTTGGCAGCCGCTTCATACAGCAATTTGCTGGCTAA
- a CDS encoding tail fiber assembly protein, with the protein MQNYALIKNGVVENVVIWDEHGDIFDDYTVVNLEGLLAGIGWAYDGEKFTAPPEPEPTHDELVQQAEIHKQELISDANNYIDSNQWPSKLALGRLSDADKQSFNEWLDYLDALDAVDISAASDVNWPSRPEK; encoded by the coding sequence ATGCAAAATTATGCGTTAATCAAAAATGGTGTCGTTGAAAACGTCGTTATCTGGGATGAGCATGGAGATATATTTGACGATTACACCGTGGTCAATTTAGAGGGTCTTTTAGCCGGTATTGGTTGGGCTTATGACGGCGAAAAGTTTACCGCACCACCAGAACCTGAACCTACTCACGATGAGCTTGTTCAGCAAGCTGAAATCCATAAGCAGGAATTAATCAGCGATGCCAATAATTATATTGATAGCAACCAGTGGCCTTCGAAACTGGCACTTGGACGCCTGTCGGATGCAGATAAGCAGTCATTTAATGAATGGCTTGATTATCTTGATGCGCTGGACGCGGTAGATATATCTGCTGCATCTGATGTGAACTGGCCCAGCCGCCCTGAGAAATGA
- a CDS encoding phage tail protein yields MQYQRSWRHAANSRVNRRPTTQFLGPDNDSLTLSGVLLPEITGGRLSLLALEQMAELGKAWPLIEGSGTIYGMFVIESLSQTKTEFFESGMPRRIEFSLSLKRVDESLSDMFGSLSDQLSNLQDSATSAIGNMKNTVGGLLQ; encoded by the coding sequence CTGCAGTATCAGCGCAGCTGGCGGCACGCAGCTAACAGCCGGGTAAACCGGCGCCCGACAACACAGTTTCTTGGGCCGGATAACGATTCGCTTACGCTGTCCGGCGTCCTGCTGCCTGAGATTACCGGCGGCAGGTTGTCTTTGCTGGCGCTGGAGCAGATGGCGGAGCTGGGGAAAGCCTGGCCCTTGATTGAGGGGAGCGGGACGATTTACGGCATGTTTGTGATCGAGAGTCTGAGCCAGACAAAAACAGAATTTTTTGAGAGCGGTATGCCCCGGCGCATCGAATTTTCGCTGAGCCTGAAAAGGGTGGATGAATCGCTGTCTGATATGTTTGGCAGCCTCAGCGATCAGCTCAGTAATTTGCAGGACTCCGCCACCTCTGCGATAGGCAATATGAAAAATACGGTTGGGGGGTTACTGCAGTGA
- a CDS encoding phage late control D family protein yields MNFSSDLLNLNSKTPGFSITIEGKDVTTVLDARLMSLMLTDNRGFEADQLDLELDDSDGQIVLPRRGAIIQFALGWKGQPLFPKGGFTVDEIEHSGAPDRLTIRARSADFRETLNTRREKSWHQTTVGDVVKEIAGRHKLKMALGKDLMDKPVEHLDQTNESDASFLMKLARQYGAIASVKDGNLLFIRQGQGRTASGKPLPVITITRQAGDGHRFTLADRDAYTGVIASWLHTREPKKKETAKVKRRRKKTTAAKEPEAKQGDYLVGTDENVLVLNRTYANRSNAERAAKMQWERLQRGVATFSLQLAEGRADLYTEMPVKVSGFKQPIDDAEWTITTLTHSVSADNGFTTTLELEVKIDDLEME; encoded by the coding sequence GTGAATTTCAGCTCTGATCTCCTGAACCTGAACAGCAAAACCCCCGGTTTCAGCATCACCATTGAAGGTAAAGATGTGACTACCGTGCTGGATGCGCGCCTGATGAGTCTGATGCTGACGGATAACCGGGGCTTTGAAGCGGACCAGCTTGATCTGGAACTGGACGACTCGGACGGGCAAATCGTTCTGCCGCGTCGGGGGGCCATTATTCAGTTTGCGCTGGGATGGAAAGGTCAGCCGCTTTTTCCGAAAGGGGGGTTTACTGTCGATGAGATTGAGCACAGCGGCGCGCCTGACCGTCTCACAATCCGCGCGCGTAGTGCAGATTTCCGTGAAACCCTGAATACGCGGCGTGAAAAGTCCTGGCACCAGACAACGGTGGGCGATGTTGTGAAGGAAATCGCGGGCAGGCATAAATTAAAGATGGCGCTGGGAAAGGACCTGATGGACAAGCCTGTGGAACATCTTGACCAGACCAACGAGAGCGATGCGAGTTTCCTGATGAAGCTGGCGCGGCAGTATGGGGCGATAGCCTCAGTTAAGGACGGAAATTTGTTGTTTATCCGCCAGGGGCAGGGCAGAACGGCAAGCGGTAAGCCGCTGCCGGTTATCACCATCACCCGCCAGGCTGGTGACGGTCATCGTTTTACCCTGGCCGATCGCGATGCCTATACGGGGGTAATTGCCAGCTGGCTCCATACCCGTGAGCCAAAGAAAAAAGAGACAGCAAAGGTTAAGCGCCGTCGAAAGAAAACCACCGCGGCAAAGGAGCCGGAAGCAAAACAGGGAGATTACCTGGTTGGGACGGATGAAAACGTGCTGGTACTCAACAGAACTTATGCAAACCGCAGCAATGCAGAGCGAGCGGCAAAGATGCAGTGGGAGCGCCTGCAGCGCGGGGTAGCAACATTCTCCCTGCAGCTCGCAGAGGGAAGGGCTGATCTGTATACCGAAATGCCGGTGAAGGTGAGCGGCTTTAAACAGCCCATTGATGATGCCGAATGGACCATTACCACCCTGACGCATAGTGTCAGTGCAGATAATGGTTTCACTACGACTCTGGAGCTTGAAGTTAAGATTGATGATCTTGAAATGGAGTAG
- the grpE gene encoding nucleotide exchange factor GrpE, producing the protein MSSKEQKTPEGQAPEEIITEQHDEVEAVEPDASAEQVDPRDEKIANLEAQLVEAQNRERESVLRIKAEMENLRRRTEQDVEKAHKFALEKFVNELLPVIDSLDRALEVADKANPDNAAMIEGIELTLKSMLDVVRKFGVEVIADTNVPLDPNVHQAIAMVESEEIEAGKVLGVMQKGYTLNGRTIRAAMVTVAKAKA; encoded by the coding sequence ATGAGTAGTAAAGAACAGAAAACGCCTGAGGGGCAAGCCCCTGAAGAAATTATCACGGAACAGCACGATGAAGTTGAGGCAGTAGAGCCAGACGCATCTGCTGAGCAGGTGGACCCGCGCGATGAAAAAATTGCGAATCTGGAAGCCCAACTGGTAGAAGCACAGAATCGCGAACGCGAAAGTGTTCTGCGTATCAAGGCGGAAATGGAAAACCTGCGTCGTCGTACCGAGCAGGACGTTGAGAAGGCGCATAAATTCGCGCTGGAGAAATTCGTCAACGAACTGCTGCCGGTGATTGATAGCCTCGATCGCGCCCTGGAAGTGGCTGATAAAGCGAACCCGGACAATGCGGCGATGATCGAAGGTATCGAACTGACGCTGAAATCCATGCTCGACGTGGTGCGTAAGTTTGGCGTGGAAGTGATTGCCGATACCAACGTTCCGCTGGATCCAAACGTCCACCAGGCGATTGCGATGGTCGAATCTGAAGAGATTGAAGCCGGTAAAGTGCTGGGCGTGATGCAGAAAGGGTATACCCTGAACGGCCGTACCATTCGCGCTGCGATGGTGACCGTGGCGAAAGCGAAAGCGTAA
- the bamE gene encoding outer membrane protein assembly factor BamE: protein MRCKMLTAAAAVLLMLTAGCSTLEKVVYRPDINQGNYLTPNDVSKIRVGMTQQQVAYALGTPMMSDPFGTNTWFYVFRQQPGHEDVTQQTLTLTFSSAGVLTNIDNKPALTK, encoded by the coding sequence ATGCGTTGTAAAATGCTGACCGCTGCCGCAGCGGTTCTTCTGATGTTGACCGCAGGCTGTTCCACTCTGGAGAAAGTGGTTTACCGTCCTGACATCAACCAGGGGAACTACCTTACCCCTAACGATGTGTCCAAAATCCGTGTGGGGATGACACAACAGCAGGTCGCTTATGCACTGGGAACCCCGATGATGTCCGATCCGTTCGGCACTAACACCTGGTTCTATGTATTCCGTCAGCAGCCAGGCCATGAAGATGTGACCCAGCAGACCCTGACGCTGACTTTCAGCAGCGCCGGTGTGTTGACCAACATCGACAACAAACCTGCCCTGACCAAATAA
- a CDS encoding head completion/stabilization protein — translation MQFVSPEQAGESTQDVIKNTSFWPDVRVSEFRRDMRMDGSVTDPRLRLALLTAIAEVNADLYEFREKQRAQGYASLADVPADVIDGESQRLMLYRRAVFCWAKANLVERYRDFDATGDGSKKAEDIETTLGELWRDVRWAESRLRDMPHMTVELI, via the coding sequence ATGCAATTCGTTTCGCCGGAACAGGCCGGGGAAAGTACCCAGGACGTTATTAAGAACACCAGTTTCTGGCCTGATGTCAGGGTTTCAGAGTTCCGCCGTGATATGCGCATGGATGGGAGTGTCACCGATCCGCGCCTGCGTCTGGCGTTGCTGACAGCGATTGCTGAAGTTAACGCCGATCTTTATGAGTTCCGCGAGAAACAACGGGCGCAGGGGTATGCGAGCCTGGCCGACGTCCCTGCGGATGTGATCGACGGCGAAAGCCAGCGGCTCATGCTGTATCGCCGTGCGGTGTTTTGCTGGGCAAAAGCAAACCTGGTTGAGCGCTATCGCGATTTTGACGCAACCGGCGACGGAAGCAAGAAAGCTGAAGATATCGAAACAACCTTAGGCGAGCTGTGGCGCGATGTGCGCTGGGCGGAGTCCCGCCTGCGCGATATGCCGCATATGACGGTGGAGCTGATTTGA
- a CDS encoding RnfH family protein, which yields MSHKIAVEVVYALPEKQYLQRVMLDEGATVEAAIRASGILELRSDIDLAKNKVGIYSRPVKLGDVLKEGDRVEIYRPLIADPKELRRQRAEKASK from the coding sequence GTGTCGCATAAGATTGCTGTGGAAGTGGTGTACGCGCTGCCAGAGAAACAGTATTTGCAGCGCGTGATGCTGGACGAGGGCGCGACCGTAGAAGCGGCTATCCGCGCGTCCGGCATCCTCGAGCTTCGCAGTGATATCGACCTGGCGAAAAATAAGGTCGGTATTTACAGCCGTCCGGTGAAGCTGGGTGACGTGCTGAAAGAGGGCGATCGGGTGGAGATTTATCGTCCGCTGATTGCCGACCCGAAAGAGCTGCGTCGCCAGCGTGCCGAGAAGGCGAGTAAGTAG
- the gpM gene encoding phage terminase small subunit produces the protein MNPFRAHTQYVQAQDAARQGGSKASMTGYNQMLLQLTEHRRRLKTVQSNERKAQLKREFLPAYASWIAGLLDADASGQDDVAMYVMIWRIDAGDYTGALDIARHAIKHGWVLPQRFNRTCGTAVAEEFADAAMRAFSAGESFSAAILTQVLDIVEGQDMPDQSRARLHKAMGYALRDNDQAVAALNHLKRALQLDNSSGVKTEINKLESRLRQAMSA, from the coding sequence ATGAATCCGTTCCGTGCTCACACTCAGTATGTACAGGCACAGGATGCCGCCCGGCAGGGCGGCAGTAAAGCCAGTATGACGGGTTATAACCAGATGCTGTTACAGCTGACAGAACACCGCAGGCGCCTTAAAACCGTCCAGTCAAATGAGCGCAAGGCTCAGCTCAAACGTGAGTTTCTTCCCGCTTATGCCTCATGGATTGCCGGTTTGCTGGATGCTGACGCATCAGGCCAGGACGACGTGGCGATGTACGTCATGATCTGGCGCATTGATGCCGGAGACTATACCGGCGCGCTGGACATTGCCCGCCATGCCATTAAACACGGCTGGGTCCTGCCGCAGCGATTCAACCGGACCTGCGGGACTGCTGTTGCGGAAGAGTTTGCCGACGCGGCAATGCGCGCTTTTTCTGCCGGTGAATCATTCAGTGCCGCCATTCTTACCCAGGTGCTCGATATCGTTGAAGGTCAGGATATGCCGGATCAGTCCCGCGCCCGACTTCATAAGGCGATGGGCTACGCGCTGCGGGATAACGATCAGGCAGTGGCGGCACTTAACCATCTGAAGCGTGCCCTGCAGCTGGATAACAGTTCTGGCGTCAAAACCGAAATCAACAAGCTTGAAAGCCGATTGCGACAGGCAATGTCGGCTTAA
- the recN gene encoding DNA repair protein RecN, translated as MLAQLTISNFAIVRELEIDFHSGMTAITGETGAGKSIAIDALGLCLGGRAEGDMVRRGANRADLCARFSLKDTPAAQRWLEQNQLEDGRECLLRRVISSDGRSRGFINGTAVPLSQLRELGQLLIQIHGQHAHQQLVKPEQQKALLDGYAGEYALTQLMAEHYRLWHQSCRELAQHQQQSQERAARAELLAYQLKELNEFNPQAGEFEQIDEEYKRLANSGHLLSTSQNALNMLADGEDANLQSQLYSVRQLITELAGMDSKLSGVLDMLEEAAIQISEASDELRHYCERLDLDPNRLFELEQRISRQIALARKHHVTPEELPGYYQALLEEQQQLDDQADSLETLSLAVNLHHEQALATAQKLHEIRQHYAQELSQHITDSMHTLAMPHGVFTIDVRFEENHLTAEGADRIEFRVTTNPGQPLQAISKVASGGELSRIALAIQVITARKMETPALIFDEVDVGISGPTAAVVGKLLRQLGESTQVMCVTHLPQVAGCGHHHFIVSKETDGEMTETHMMPLDKRARLQELARLLGGSEVTRNTLANAKELLAA; from the coding sequence ATGCTGGCACAACTGACCATCAGCAACTTTGCCATAGTTCGTGAGCTTGAGATCGATTTCCACAGCGGCATGACGGCGATCACCGGGGAAACCGGTGCGGGTAAATCCATTGCCATTGATGCCCTCGGCTTGTGCCTTGGCGGCCGCGCCGAGGGAGACATGGTGCGCAGGGGCGCAAATCGCGCCGACCTGTGCGCCCGTTTCTCCCTGAAAGACACGCCTGCCGCCCAGCGCTGGCTCGAACAGAACCAGCTTGAAGATGGGCGTGAGTGTTTACTTCGCCGCGTGATCAGCAGCGACGGCCGTTCCCGTGGTTTTATCAACGGCACGGCGGTCCCCCTCTCTCAGCTTCGCGAACTCGGCCAGCTGCTTATTCAGATCCACGGTCAGCACGCGCATCAGCAGTTAGTCAAACCAGAACAGCAGAAAGCATTGCTTGATGGCTATGCGGGTGAGTACGCGCTTACTCAGCTCATGGCAGAACACTACCGTCTGTGGCATCAGAGCTGCCGGGAGCTGGCTCAGCATCAGCAGCAAAGCCAGGAGCGCGCCGCGCGTGCGGAGCTGCTGGCGTACCAGCTTAAGGAGCTGAACGAATTCAATCCGCAGGCGGGTGAGTTTGAGCAAATCGACGAGGAGTACAAGCGCCTCGCCAACAGTGGCCACCTGCTCTCAACCAGCCAGAATGCGCTCAATATGCTCGCTGATGGCGAAGACGCGAACCTGCAGAGCCAGCTCTATAGCGTTCGTCAGCTGATCACCGAGCTGGCTGGCATGGACAGCAAACTCTCTGGCGTACTGGATATGCTGGAAGAGGCCGCGATTCAAATCTCAGAAGCCAGTGACGAACTGCGCCACTACTGTGAGCGTCTGGATCTCGACCCGAACCGTCTGTTTGAACTGGAACAGCGCATCTCCCGTCAGATCGCCCTGGCGCGTAAGCACCATGTTACGCCGGAAGAGCTGCCGGGCTACTATCAGGCTCTGCTGGAAGAGCAGCAGCAGCTTGACGATCAGGCTGACTCGCTGGAAACCCTTTCTCTGGCGGTGAACCTGCATCATGAACAGGCGCTGGCCACAGCGCAAAAGCTGCATGAAATCCGTCAGCATTACGCTCAGGAACTCAGCCAGCACATCACCGACAGCATGCATACGCTGGCAATGCCGCACGGTGTATTCACCATTGATGTTCGCTTTGAAGAGAATCACCTGACGGCGGAAGGTGCGGATCGCATTGAGTTCCGTGTCACCACCAACCCGGGCCAACCGCTTCAGGCTATCTCCAAAGTCGCCTCCGGCGGCGAGCTGTCGCGTATTGCGCTGGCGATTCAGGTTATTACCGCGCGTAAAATGGAAACCCCGGCGCTGATTTTCGATGAGGTGGATGTCGGGATCAGCGGTCCAACGGCGGCGGTTGTCGGCAAACTGCTGCGTCAGTTAGGCGAATCAACGCAGGTGATGTGCGTCACTCACCTGCCGCAGGTTGCGGGCTGTGGTCATCATCACTTTATTGTCAGCAAAGAAACCGATGGCGAAATGACGGAAACGCACATGATGCCGCTCGATAAACGTGCACGTCTGCAGGAGCTGGCACGCCTGCTCGGCGGTAGTGAAGTCACGCGTAATACGCTCGCGAACGCGAAAGAACTGCTGGCGGCATAA
- a CDS encoding HlyC/CorC family transporter: MEHISTTTLIVILIVMVVISAYFSGSETGMMTLNRYRLRHRAKQGNRAARRVEKLLRKPDQLISLVLIGNNLVNILASALGTIVGMRLYGNAGVAIATGVLTFVVLVFAEVLPKTIAALYPEKVAYPSSFLLAPLQILMMPLVWLLNMVTRVLMRLVGIKADVTISSALSKEELRTIVHESRTQISRRNQDMLLSVLDLEKVSVNDIMVPRNEIVGIDINDDWKAIVRQLTHSPHGRIVLYRDSLDDAISMLRVREAYRLMTEKKEFTKEVMLRAADEIYYVPEGTPLSTQLVKFQRNKKKVGLVVNEYGDIQGLVTVEDILEEIVGDFTTSMSPSLAEEVTPQNDGSVLIDGSANIRELNKAFNWHLPEDEARTINGMILEALEEIPAAGTRVRIEQYDIDILDVQDNMIKQVKVLPVTPLRESIAE, encoded by the coding sequence CTGGAACACATCTCTACCACCACGCTGATCGTTATCCTGATCGTCATGGTGGTCATCTCCGCCTATTTCTCCGGCTCGGAAACCGGCATGATGACCTTAAACCGCTACCGGTTACGTCATCGTGCCAAACAGGGTAACCGTGCCGCACGTCGCGTTGAAAAACTGCTCCGCAAGCCGGATCAACTGATAAGCCTGGTGCTCATCGGTAACAACCTCGTCAATATTCTTGCCTCAGCTCTGGGCACCATCGTCGGTATGCGCCTGTACGGCAACGCCGGGGTCGCTATCGCCACCGGCGTGCTGACGTTTGTGGTACTGGTGTTTGCTGAAGTGCTGCCTAAGACCATCGCCGCGCTTTACCCGGAGAAAGTCGCCTACCCGAGCAGCTTCCTGCTGGCGCCGCTGCAAATCCTGATGATGCCGCTGGTCTGGTTGCTGAATATGGTGACGCGCGTACTGATGCGGCTGGTGGGCATCAAAGCCGATGTCACCATCAGCAGCGCGCTCAGCAAAGAGGAACTGCGCACCATCGTGCACGAATCCCGCACGCAGATTTCCCGGCGCAATCAGGACATGCTCCTGTCGGTGCTGGATCTGGAAAAAGTGAGCGTGAACGACATCATGGTGCCGCGGAACGAAATCGTCGGTATCGACATCAACGATGACTGGAAAGCCATCGTCCGCCAGCTGACGCACTCCCCGCACGGGCGCATCGTGCTCTATCGCGACTCGCTGGATGATGCCATCAGCATGCTGCGCGTGCGTGAAGCGTACCGCCTGATGACCGAGAAAAAAGAGTTCACCAAAGAGGTTATGCTGCGCGCCGCCGACGAAATTTACTATGTGCCGGAAGGAACGCCGCTCAGCACGCAGCTGGTTAAATTCCAGCGCAACAAGAAAAAAGTCGGCCTGGTCGTCAATGAATACGGCGACATTCAGGGACTGGTGACGGTCGAAGATATTCTGGAAGAGATAGTCGGCGACTTTACTACGTCAATGTCGCCTTCTCTCGCGGAAGAGGTCACCCCGCAAAACGACGGTTCAGTGCTGATTGACGGGAGCGCGAACATTCGCGAACTCAATAAAGCCTTTAACTGGCATTTGCCGGAAGATGAAGCGCGTACGATTAACGGGATGATTCTGGAAGCGCTGGAGGAGATCCCGGCGGCAGGCACGCGGGTGCGCATTGAGCAGTACGATATTGATATCCTGGACGTGCAGGACAATATGATTAAGCAGGTGAAGGTTCTGCCCGTCACGCCGCTTCGGGAAAGTATTGCCGAATAA